From a region of the Neobacillus niacini genome:
- a CDS encoding alpha-mannosidase, which produces MQRIQRLIQYLINHQILKSIQISDWSAIRGFYVEPIKYEFESEETSLVNEGDWLINSGTTMFLEKEVSIPEEWRNRPFGLTFQVGAKGRPTNHEGLVSLDGQAYHGIDRNRSYVPFPENVRGKEKIHIKIELFNPAAQSVDKLNYQNEPAEFDPPPLTFLKGRIDMPNIALQSLLATVKCYYEAARLLPEGDLEKYKIIAELTEVHHKMLSEKPVALTDQSWVAEIEDNLKTKLTDLAGNSQGQIVMVGQSHIDLAWLWPVKEAVRKCSRTFSTMSTLLDENPNFTYAQSQPQAYAFVKEHYPEIYQRVKKHIADGRWEVVGGMWVEPDLNMPSGESLVRQLLYGMKFYQDEFGLQPRIEWLPDTFGYCASLPQLLKKAGLDYFMTTKMNWNDTNPFPYDLFYWEGIDGTQVLSYLNHGLNEYTHPKEIGNHWNSFKQKNDYPKQMLLYGHGDGGGGVTQEMIDYVDRSASLPGLPAVMNSTAHEFFDGIGQADPHLPTWVGDMYLELHRGTYTTHARNKKWNRKAEVLYREAEIWSSIASNFAGTNLLHSLEEGWKLLLLNQFHDIIPGSSIPEVYVKSESDYNKIFEFGENVKQGALRSLEKQVDTEGGGDPVILFNSLSWKRSETVRIVGGAELAGKVAVNQDGDVLSTDIIPLENGQLELSVYVPNIPEMGYTTVWLKNMRKQLIQDQEEINHEWETEYYLVKWNQKGEISHLYDKLAQRDVLRKGAAANQFQLFHDRPLYWDAWDIDPKFEDQPAETVVLLEQGIQKGETKDVIRFKWQLAESVIEQEMILYHHSKRIDFQTKVDWQEQHKLLKVAFPVDVVSNKATFEIPFGSVGRATHTNTSWEKAQFEVCGHRFCDLSEAGYGVSLLNDCKYGYDVKKNVLRLSLLRAPKWPDPGADLGHHEFTYSLLPHEGDWREAEVVKRGYELNHPVVVVSTSSHQGNLPSSNSFIETRSKHVILDTVKISEDGTGLTLRMYESSGGREEMQLKLAKLVHSADETNLLEERQAVVPVQGNKLFSYLKPFEVKTILVTIQ; this is translated from the coding sequence TTGCAGAGAATCCAACGATTGATTCAATATTTAATAAATCACCAAATCTTAAAGTCTATTCAGATCTCCGATTGGAGTGCAATACGTGGTTTTTACGTGGAGCCCATAAAGTATGAATTTGAATCTGAAGAAACCAGCCTTGTTAATGAAGGGGACTGGTTAATCAATTCAGGAACCACGATGTTTCTAGAAAAAGAAGTGTCTATACCAGAAGAATGGAGAAATCGGCCATTTGGATTAACCTTTCAAGTTGGAGCAAAGGGGCGTCCAACAAACCATGAGGGGTTAGTTTCTTTAGATGGACAGGCCTATCATGGAATTGACCGGAACCGAAGTTATGTGCCTTTTCCAGAGAATGTCCGGGGGAAGGAAAAAATTCATATAAAAATTGAATTATTTAATCCTGCTGCCCAATCAGTCGATAAGTTAAATTATCAAAATGAACCAGCAGAATTTGACCCGCCTCCCCTTACCTTTCTAAAAGGGCGAATAGACATGCCGAATATAGCTCTCCAAAGTCTTTTGGCAACCGTGAAATGTTACTATGAAGCCGCCAGGCTGCTTCCGGAAGGTGACTTGGAAAAATACAAAATTATTGCGGAATTGACAGAGGTGCATCACAAGATGCTTTCTGAAAAACCGGTGGCCTTAACAGATCAATCATGGGTTGCTGAGATAGAAGACAACTTAAAGACGAAGCTAACAGATTTAGCGGGAAATTCGCAGGGACAGATAGTAATGGTCGGCCAGTCCCATATTGATTTAGCTTGGCTTTGGCCGGTGAAGGAAGCCGTTCGCAAGTGCAGCCGAACCTTCTCTACGATGAGCACTTTGCTTGATGAAAATCCAAACTTTACCTATGCCCAGAGCCAGCCGCAAGCTTACGCTTTTGTAAAAGAGCATTACCCTGAAATCTATCAGAGGGTTAAAAAACATATTGCTGACGGTCGTTGGGAAGTAGTCGGAGGCATGTGGGTGGAACCAGATTTAAATATGCCTTCCGGAGAATCATTAGTACGCCAGCTATTATATGGCATGAAATTTTATCAGGATGAGTTCGGCCTTCAACCAAGAATTGAGTGGCTTCCGGATACATTTGGGTATTGTGCATCGCTGCCGCAATTGTTAAAGAAAGCCGGATTGGATTACTTCATGACAACGAAAATGAATTGGAATGATACGAATCCATTTCCTTATGATTTATTTTATTGGGAAGGCATCGACGGGACGCAGGTTCTTTCCTATTTGAATCATGGACTGAATGAATATACTCATCCTAAAGAAATCGGGAATCACTGGAATAGTTTTAAGCAAAAGAATGACTATCCCAAACAAATGCTTCTATATGGACATGGGGATGGTGGTGGTGGAGTCACACAGGAAATGATTGACTATGTAGATCGTTCCGCTTCCCTTCCCGGTCTGCCGGCAGTCATGAATAGTACAGCACACGAATTCTTCGATGGCATTGGCCAAGCTGATCCTCATTTGCCTACATGGGTCGGGGATATGTATTTAGAGCTACATCGGGGAACTTATACGACACATGCAAGGAATAAGAAATGGAATCGTAAAGCGGAAGTTCTTTACCGCGAGGCAGAAATTTGGAGCAGTATAGCTTCAAATTTTGCAGGCACAAACCTTCTCCACTCATTGGAAGAAGGGTGGAAATTACTTCTTTTAAACCAATTTCATGATATTATTCCGGGGTCTTCTATTCCCGAAGTGTATGTAAAGTCTGAATCAGATTACAATAAAATTTTTGAATTTGGCGAAAATGTGAAACAGGGTGCCTTACGTTCTTTAGAAAAGCAAGTTGACACGGAAGGTGGTGGGGATCCGGTTATCCTGTTTAATAGTTTATCCTGGAAGCGGTCTGAAACGGTTAGGATTGTTGGCGGGGCTGAATTAGCAGGAAAGGTAGCTGTGAATCAGGATGGTGATGTCCTTTCAACGGACATCATTCCATTGGAAAATGGCCAACTAGAATTATCTGTTTATGTTCCCAACATTCCAGAAATGGGATACACGACGGTATGGTTGAAAAATATGAGGAAACAGCTTATCCAAGATCAAGAGGAAATCAATCACGAGTGGGAAACAGAGTATTATTTAGTGAAATGGAATCAAAAGGGGGAAATTTCCCACCTGTATGACAAGTTGGCCCAACGTGATGTCTTGCGTAAGGGTGCGGCTGCCAATCAGTTTCAATTATTCCATGACCGCCCGCTCTACTGGGATGCATGGGATATTGACCCTAAATTTGAAGACCAGCCTGCTGAAACGGTGGTCCTTTTAGAGCAAGGTATTCAAAAAGGAGAGACGAAGGACGTGATTCGTTTTAAATGGCAGCTGGCAGAATCCGTTATCGAACAAGAAATGATTCTATACCATCACAGTAAACGAATCGATTTCCAAACGAAAGTCGATTGGCAGGAGCAGCATAAACTTTTAAAAGTTGCCTTCCCTGTCGATGTAGTAAGTAATAAAGCAACGTTTGAAATTCCATTCGGATCGGTGGGAAGAGCAACCCACACCAATACTAGTTGGGAAAAGGCACAGTTTGAAGTTTGCGGTCACCGCTTTTGTGACCTCTCGGAAGCGGGCTATGGTGTTAGTTTGTTGAATGATTGCAAGTATGGATATGACGTGAAGAAAAACGTACTGCGGCTCTCTTTGTTACGGGCACCGAAATGGCCAGACCCGGGGGCGGACCTGGGGCATCACGAATTTACTTACTCTCTTTTACCACATGAAGGAGATTGGAGAGAGGCGGAAGTGGTGAAGCGGGGGTATGAGTTGAATCACCCTGTCGTTGTCGTCAGCACTTCCTCCCACCAAGGGAATCTTCCAAGTTCGAATTCCTTTATTGAGACCAGGTCCAAACATGTCATTCTTGATACTGTGAAAATCTCTGAGGATGGCACGGGGCTCACGCTTAGAATGTATGAATCAAGCGGCGGCAGAGAAGAAATGCAACTAAAATTGGCTAAGCTAGTTCATTCTGCAGATGAAACGAATTTGTTAGAGGAGAGACAGGCGGTTGTCCCAGTCCAAGGGAACAAACTATTCTCCTATCTTAAGCCATTTGAAGTGAAAACAATTTTAGTAACCATCCAATAA
- a CDS encoding alpha-L-fucosidase, whose translation MKTREGRVQWFMEDRFGLFIHWGLYSIPARGEWVRSFERLSVEDYQPFFEEFNPTSYNPRAWAKAAKAAGQKYVVLTAKHHDGFCLFDSKLTGYKATNTPAGRDLIKEYVEAFREEGLKVGLYYSLIDWHHPDYPKYGDRQHPMRDNEEYKDEVTDFSRYVSYFHGQVKELLTNYGKIDILWFDFSYDDMTGEKWEATKLVEMIRSIQPDVLIDNRLGGNIKLAEPEVYAGDFYSPEQIIPVGGIVNGDGEPVPWEACITLNDHWGYHSKDVNYKSPKQVIRTLVECVSKGGNLLLNVGPNAKGVIPEQSLAILDEVGKWLEKNGDSIYGCTATSMAKPEWGRYTQKGRFLYAHVFDRGIGPIYFQGLKGRIKKARLLADGSELKVEVPWMAEQYSDIESGAFIHLAGATLPDEMNTVIELELID comes from the coding sequence ATGAAGACAAGAGAAGGGCGTGTGCAGTGGTTTATGGAGGACCGCTTCGGCTTATTTATCCATTGGGGACTTTATTCCATCCCTGCTAGAGGAGAATGGGTACGAAGTTTCGAACGTTTAAGTGTTGAAGACTATCAGCCGTTTTTTGAGGAATTCAATCCAACCAGTTATAACCCGCGGGCATGGGCAAAAGCAGCTAAGGCAGCAGGACAGAAATATGTTGTCCTTACAGCGAAACACCATGACGGTTTCTGCTTGTTTGATAGTAAACTGACCGGCTACAAAGCAACCAATACACCGGCGGGGCGCGACCTCATTAAGGAATACGTCGAGGCTTTTCGCGAGGAAGGATTAAAGGTCGGACTCTACTATTCCCTCATTGATTGGCATCATCCGGATTATCCTAAATACGGGGACCGCCAGCATCCAATGCGGGACAATGAGGAATATAAGGATGAAGTGACCGATTTTTCCCGCTATGTGAGTTATTTTCACGGGCAAGTCAAGGAGCTCTTAACGAATTACGGCAAGATTGATATTCTCTGGTTTGATTTTTCCTATGACGACATGACCGGGGAGAAATGGGAAGCAACGAAACTGGTGGAAATGATTCGTTCCATCCAGCCCGATGTCCTGATTGACAATCGTCTTGGCGGCAATATTAAGCTCGCAGAGCCGGAAGTTTATGCCGGCGATTTTTACTCTCCTGAACAGATTATTCCGGTCGGCGGCATCGTGAATGGAGACGGGGAGCCGGTTCCGTGGGAGGCGTGCATTACTTTAAATGATCATTGGGGCTATCATTCGAAGGATGTAAACTATAAATCTCCGAAACAGGTTATTCGCACGCTGGTAGAATGTGTCAGCAAGGGCGGGAATTTGCTGCTAAATGTGGGTCCGAATGCGAAGGGAGTCATTCCGGAGCAATCCTTGGCCATTTTGGATGAAGTCGGGAAGTGGCTTGAGAAAAACGGCGACAGCATCTATGGCTGTACGGCTACATCCATGGCAAAGCCGGAGTGGGGACGTTATACGCAAAAAGGCCGTTTTTTATATGCGCATGTGTTTGACCGCGGCATTGGGCCAATTTACTTCCAAGGCTTAAAAGGCCGAATAAAAAAAGCACGTCTGCTTGCGGATGGCAGTGAATTGAAGGTAGAAGTTCCGTGGATGGCTGAGCAGTATTCTGATATTGAGAGCGGCGCATTTATCCATTTGGCAGGGGCAACGCTGCCGGATGAAATGAATACGGTGATTGAATTAGAATTAATTGATTAA
- a CDS encoding fumarylacetoacetate hydrolase family protein translates to MKFLTLEKDGRKTLGVKTEAGIIDVEAALNGGNDKKIPTTITEVIEYGVEAVGKIRDFINRLETTDNPPYLVDEKNCTYGPCVVQPNKIICVGLNYRKHADETNAPYPQVPILFNKFNNTLTGHKRDIAVPIVTEKLDYEVELGVVIGKKAKYISKAEALDYVFGYCTVNDLSARDLQLKTPQWLLGKTCDDFSPVGPYLVTADEVGDPQKLNLKTIVNGEVRQNSNTEDMIFSVAEIVSYISQHMTLVPGDLILTGTPEGVVLGRPESEQVYLQAGDVVTVEIENLGALTNTFVKETI, encoded by the coding sequence TTGAAATTCTTAACTCTTGAAAAAGACGGACGAAAAACATTAGGGGTCAAAACCGAAGCGGGTATTATTGATGTTGAAGCGGCTTTGAACGGCGGGAATGATAAAAAGATCCCCACAACCATTACAGAGGTAATTGAGTATGGGGTAGAAGCAGTGGGAAAAATTAGGGATTTTATTAACCGGCTGGAAACAACGGACAATCCTCCTTATTTAGTGGATGAGAAAAATTGTACATATGGGCCTTGTGTCGTTCAGCCGAATAAAATCATCTGTGTCGGCTTAAATTACCGCAAGCATGCAGATGAAACGAATGCACCGTATCCACAGGTACCAATTCTCTTTAATAAATTTAATAATACCTTAACGGGCCATAAGCGGGATATTGCGGTTCCGATCGTGACCGAGAAACTTGATTATGAAGTGGAATTAGGGGTTGTGATTGGCAAAAAAGCAAAATATATATCAAAAGCAGAAGCACTCGATTATGTGTTTGGCTATTGTACGGTAAATGATTTATCGGCACGGGATCTTCAGTTAAAAACACCTCAATGGCTGTTAGGGAAAACCTGTGATGATTTCAGTCCTGTCGGCCCCTATCTTGTGACGGCAGATGAGGTAGGGGATCCGCAAAAATTAAATTTAAAGACCATTGTCAATGGCGAAGTACGGCAAAATTCAAATACAGAGGATATGATTTTTTCCGTTGCGGAAATTGTCAGCTATATCTCCCAGCATATGACATTGGTTCCCGGCGACCTTATTTTAACAGGGACCCCAGAAGGTGTTGTTTTAGGAAGGCCTGAGTCTGAGCAGGTTTATCTTCAGGCGGGGGACGTTGTAACCGTTGAGATTGAAAATTTAGGCGCATTAACGAATACCTTTGTAAAAGAAACGATTTAA
- a CDS encoding DUF4091 domain-containing protein yields MDISQAFTSRSLSSLTKVFPDVELTEKPVNSGSALLQETYSFQVAYKGNQLMKHIRVRVSSDMNENITVRSAGLVPSELPTYPDHDDIILRSTPGLYPDPLYPIDEIEGVTVFPGQWRSIWVTVNVDEAAVFGIHDIKIVFETDNGDVLGEEIYELEIIPAKLPEQTLIHTQWFHTDCIATHYDVEVFSEEHWELIGQFVKTAVNHGINMILTPLFTPPLDTEVGGERPTVQLVEVEKSGQHYRFNFEKLKRWIELCRNQGVEYFEFSHLFTQWGAKHAPKIMGNDHGEYKRLFGWETDAAGEVYRQFLGQFLPELVKFIRQHQLEHQSYFHVSDEPNLRDLESYQKASELIQQYLNEFPIIDALSDYQFYEKGIVKNPIPANNYIEPFLEHGVKNLWTYYCCGQYKKVSNRFFSMPSFRNRVHGIQLYKYNLAGFLHWGYNFWYSQFSKKPIDPFKNTDANYSFPSGDAFVVYPGENGPIESIRLEVLYEALQDVRALCLLEGYIGRDNVIELLEEKLEQEITFNEYPLDADWYVQKREQINREIKKWACSKV; encoded by the coding sequence ATGGATATTAGTCAAGCTTTTACGTCAAGAAGTTTAAGCTCGTTAACGAAGGTGTTTCCGGATGTCGAGTTAACTGAAAAACCTGTCAATTCAGGCTCAGCCTTGTTACAGGAAACTTATTCCTTCCAGGTTGCCTACAAAGGCAACCAATTAATGAAACATATTCGAGTAAGGGTATCCTCGGATATGAACGAAAATATTACCGTCCGGTCTGCTGGGTTAGTTCCTTCAGAGCTGCCAACGTATCCCGACCATGATGATATCATACTAAGATCAACACCTGGACTTTATCCTGATCCGCTTTATCCGATTGATGAGATAGAAGGAGTTACTGTGTTTCCAGGCCAATGGCGTTCTATTTGGGTTACCGTAAACGTTGATGAAGCTGCAGTTTTTGGTATCCATGATATTAAGATAGTATTTGAAACGGACAATGGTGATGTTCTTGGAGAGGAGATTTATGAACTAGAGATTATTCCCGCGAAACTCCCTGAGCAAACATTGATTCATACGCAGTGGTTCCATACTGACTGTATTGCCACACATTACGATGTGGAAGTCTTCAGTGAAGAACATTGGGAACTGATTGGCCAATTCGTTAAAACGGCAGTAAATCATGGCATCAACATGATTCTAACTCCATTATTTACGCCTCCTTTAGATACCGAGGTGGGCGGTGAACGTCCAACCGTTCAGCTTGTTGAAGTAGAAAAGTCAGGGCAGCACTACCGCTTCAACTTTGAAAAACTCAAGAGGTGGATCGAGCTTTGTAGAAATCAGGGCGTCGAGTATTTTGAATTCTCACACCTGTTTACACAGTGGGGGGCAAAGCATGCTCCGAAAATAATGGGCAATGATCATGGCGAGTATAAACGATTGTTTGGCTGGGAGACGGATGCCGCGGGCGAAGTGTATCGTCAATTCCTTGGACAATTCTTACCGGAGCTGGTCAAGTTTATTCGACAGCATCAGTTGGAACATCAAAGTTATTTCCATGTATCAGATGAACCGAATCTGAGAGATTTAGAGTCTTATCAAAAAGCAAGTGAACTCATTCAGCAGTATTTAAATGAATTTCCAATCATTGACGCCCTTTCAGATTATCAATTTTATGAAAAGGGAATCGTGAAAAACCCAATTCCTGCGAATAATTACATTGAACCCTTTTTGGAACATGGAGTGAAAAATCTCTGGACTTATTATTGCTGCGGGCAATACAAAAAGGTTTCTAATCGTTTCTTCTCGATGCCATCCTTTCGCAACCGTGTACATGGGATACAATTGTATAAGTATAATTTAGCGGGCTTTCTTCATTGGGGATATAACTTTTGGTACTCGCAATTTTCAAAAAAGCCGATTGACCCATTTAAAAATACGGATGCCAATTATTCATTTCCTTCCGGAGATGCGTTCGTAGTCTATCCAGGAGAAAACGGTCCGATTGAGTCGATTAGACTTGAGGTTTTATATGAAGCCCTTCAAGACGTAAGGGCATTGTGTTTGCTAGAAGGCTATATTGGTAGAGACAATGTAATTGAGCTATTGGAGGAAAAACTGGAGCAGGAAATTACTTTTAATGAATACCCGCTGGATGCTGATTGGTATGTTCAGAAAAGAGAGCAGATCAACAGAGAAATCAAAAAATGGGCTTGCTCAAAAGTGTAG
- a CDS encoding formylglycine-generating enzyme family protein has protein sequence MEFENSRESMSHENKTCCCASRPKLPEHEGKQIYNAKIKSDKPVTNGMIYLSGGEFLMGTDSNEGFPKDGEGPVRNVKVNPFYIDPCTVSNSEFMEFVSDTGYKTEAELFGWSFVFNGFVSEEVAKTVTEVVQNAPWWWAVKGAFWKKPEGPDSDIKDRMDHPVVHVSWNDAMAYCNWSGKRLLTEAEWEYAARGGLVQKRYPWGDRLTPGGEHMCNIWQGTFPTKNTGKDGYLGTAPAKSFPANDYGLYNVSGNVWEWCSDWFCPTYHKEGTSENPKGPANGNTRVTRGGSHLCHKSYCNRYRVAARSSNTPDSSTGNIGFRCATDA, from the coding sequence ATGGAATTCGAAAATAGTAGAGAATCTATGTCTCATGAGAATAAAACTTGTTGTTGTGCGAGCAGACCAAAGTTACCTGAACATGAGGGTAAACAAATCTATAATGCAAAAATAAAGAGTGATAAACCTGTGACTAATGGAATGATTTATCTCTCTGGTGGTGAATTTTTAATGGGAACGGATAGCAATGAAGGCTTTCCTAAAGACGGTGAAGGTCCTGTTAGAAATGTAAAGGTTAATCCGTTCTATATTGATCCGTGTACCGTTTCGAATTCAGAGTTTATGGAATTTGTCTCTGATACGGGCTACAAAACAGAAGCCGAACTATTTGGATGGTCTTTTGTGTTTAACGGTTTTGTTTCAGAAGAAGTCGCAAAAACGGTGACGGAAGTGGTTCAGAATGCCCCCTGGTGGTGGGCAGTTAAAGGGGCGTTTTGGAAAAAACCTGAAGGCCCTGATTCAGATATTAAAGATCGAATGGATCATCCAGTTGTCCATGTATCCTGGAATGATGCTATGGCCTATTGCAACTGGTCTGGAAAGCGGTTACTAACCGAGGCGGAATGGGAATATGCTGCCCGTGGTGGTCTAGTCCAAAAAAGGTATCCTTGGGGGGACCGGTTGACTCCTGGTGGTGAACATATGTGTAACATTTGGCAAGGAACATTTCCAACTAAAAATACGGGTAAGGATGGGTATTTAGGTACTGCTCCAGCAAAGTCCTTTCCTGCCAATGACTATGGTCTGTACAATGTTTCCGGAAATGTTTGGGAATGGTGTTCGGATTGGTTCTGCCCGACCTATCATAAGGAGGGTACCAGTGAAAATCCGAAAGGACCAGCAAATGGTAACACAAGAGTAACACGTGGTGGGTCACATCTATGTCATAAATCTTATTGTAATCGCTATCGTGTGGCTGCTCGCAGTTCTAATACGCCTGATAGTTCAACAGGAAATATTGGGTTTCGTTGTGCAACGGATGCATGA
- a CDS encoding glycoside hydrolase family 3 N-terminal domain-containing protein: MVDSYNEIETISDRVETLLAKMTLKEKAGQVNQRMYGWEAFRKTETGYELTGKFKEHVRFGDGIGVLYGLFRSDPWSGIHHENGIPENESAEVANMIQQYIRDHTRLGIPVLLSEECSHGHQGLDSLITPVNLGVGATWNPDLHEDLMSAVAGQVRAKGAHLALVSTLDILRDPRWGRSEECFSEDPYLAARLTEAVIKGMQGEASDFIPEGKMIAVLKHFAAQGNGTGGHNAAPASIGERELREIHLPPMISAIKSGAIACMAAYNEIDGIPCHANGYLLNQILREELGFKGAVMADGCALDLLVHLTQSQEKAAALALESGVDISLWDNVYTRLEKAVEEGFVREEKLNEAVRRVLTLKFKMRLFDHPFVEAKSSQNKEPRDKINLESARQSIVLLKNEGILPLNKDTKKISVIGPNADAIYNQLGDYTPFQHEDKVITVLQGITTLAGEAEVAYEKGCGIRSLDTEGIEKAVRLAGSSDVAIVVLGGSSARNFDTQFDLNGAVVHTSGEEEMDCGENVDVADLELGGHQLQLLQEIMKTGTPTVVVLIQGRPHAIPWIAEHAPAILSAWYPGQMGGQAIAEVLFGHVNPSGKLPVSIPRSSMQLPVFYNHKEGGFKKDYFDMSGKALFPFGFGLSYTEFKYENLRFSDQTIQSDKLLAGEKFKIIVDVTNSGDHDGFDVIQLYVKGKCSSITRRVKELKGFKKVWIAAGETKEVILELAAEELQVFSSQNKYELEKGYFEIEVGNPVNYLKAILEIG; encoded by the coding sequence ATGGTAGATTCATATAACGAAATAGAGACGATATCTGATCGGGTGGAAACATTACTGGCAAAAATGACCTTAAAGGAAAAGGCAGGCCAGGTGAACCAGAGGATGTATGGCTGGGAGGCTTTTAGAAAAACGGAAACGGGGTATGAATTGACGGGAAAATTTAAAGAACATGTCCGTTTCGGCGATGGAATCGGGGTTCTTTATGGCCTGTTTCGTTCAGACCCATGGTCAGGGATTCACCATGAAAATGGTATTCCTGAAAACGAAAGTGCAGAAGTTGCCAATATGATTCAACAATATATAAGGGACCATACCAGATTAGGGATTCCCGTACTGCTTTCAGAAGAATGTTCTCACGGTCATCAGGGGCTGGACAGCCTGATTACTCCCGTTAATTTAGGAGTGGGAGCCACTTGGAACCCGGATTTACATGAAGATCTGATGTCTGCTGTTGCGGGGCAAGTACGGGCAAAAGGAGCTCATTTGGCACTCGTATCGACACTTGACATCCTGCGCGACCCTAGATGGGGGAGATCAGAGGAATGCTTCAGTGAGGATCCTTATCTTGCTGCCCGGTTAACCGAAGCCGTTATAAAAGGGATGCAGGGCGAAGCAAGCGATTTCATTCCAGAAGGTAAAATGATTGCGGTATTAAAACATTTTGCTGCACAAGGAAATGGAACAGGGGGCCATAATGCTGCTCCAGCCTCGATAGGTGAAAGAGAACTAAGGGAAATTCATCTGCCGCCGATGATCTCAGCTATTAAATCAGGAGCCATTGCTTGTATGGCGGCCTATAATGAAATTGACGGAATCCCATGCCATGCCAATGGCTATCTTCTCAATCAAATTCTACGAGAGGAGCTAGGGTTTAAGGGGGCTGTTATGGCAGATGGCTGCGCTCTAGACCTTTTGGTCCATTTAACTCAAAGCCAGGAAAAGGCTGCAGCATTAGCGCTTGAAAGCGGAGTAGATATAAGCCTCTGGGATAATGTGTATACCAGATTGGAAAAGGCGGTTGAGGAAGGTTTTGTTCGTGAAGAAAAGCTTAATGAGGCGGTAAGAAGGGTTTTGACGCTTAAGTTCAAAATGAGATTGTTTGATCATCCTTTTGTAGAAGCCAAATCTTCCCAAAATAAGGAGCCAAGAGACAAAATCAATCTAGAATCTGCCCGGCAATCAATCGTATTGTTAAAAAATGAAGGAATTCTCCCGTTAAATAAGGATACTAAAAAAATTTCTGTCATTGGTCCAAATGCCGATGCCATCTATAATCAGCTTGGCGATTATACGCCGTTCCAACATGAGGACAAAGTCATTACGGTTCTTCAGGGGATCACCACTCTAGCAGGGGAGGCAGAAGTTGCTTATGAAAAAGGCTGCGGTATTCGTTCCCTTGATACGGAAGGAATCGAGAAGGCCGTTCGACTCGCTGGCAGTTCCGATGTGGCGATCGTGGTTTTAGGGGGTTCAAGTGCAAGGAATTTCGACACCCAATTTGACCTAAACGGAGCTGTAGTCCATACATCTGGGGAAGAGGAAATGGATTGCGGTGAAAATGTGGACGTAGCTGACTTAGAGTTGGGTGGTCATCAGCTGCAATTGCTACAGGAAATCATGAAAACCGGAACACCAACCGTTGTGGTCCTGATACAGGGACGACCCCATGCCATTCCATGGATAGCAGAACATGCTCCGGCAATCTTAAGTGCTTGGTATCCCGGCCAAATGGGCGGACAGGCCATTGCAGAGGTGTTATTTGGACATGTCAATCCAAGTGGGAAACTACCTGTTTCGATCCCAAGGTCTTCCATGCAGCTCCCTGTTTTTTATAATCACAAGGAGGGGGGATTTAAGAAAGACTATTTTGATATGTCTGGAAAGGCATTATTCCCATTTGGATTTGGACTTTCTTATACTGAGTTCAAATATGAAAACCTTCGATTCTCCGATCAAACAATCCAATCGGACAAACTGTTAGCAGGTGAAAAGTTCAAAATAATCGTTGATGTCACGAATAGCGGGGATCACGATGGCTTCGATGTTATTCAGCTCTACGTAAAAGGAAAGTGCTCTAGTATAACAAGAAGAGTGAAGGAACTAAAAGGATTCAAGAAGGTATGGATTGCTGCCGGAGAAACCAAAGAAGTGATATTGGAATTAGCGGCGGAAGAATTACAAGTATTTAGCAGCCAAAATAAATACGAGCTTGAGAAGGGATATTTTGAAATAGAAGTTGGAAATCCTGTCAACTATTTAAAAGCCATTCTGGAGATTGGCTAG